A window of Lepidochelys kempii isolate rLepKem1 chromosome 1, rLepKem1.hap2, whole genome shotgun sequence contains these coding sequences:
- the LOC140898748 gene encoding C-type lectin domain family 1 member A-like isoform X5, with product MLSQRRLTLFLLGQRKYGWRPTSSPTWRLAALTFLTLCLALLVGLLALGIVFFQVSSDFQKQIGNLKQNQETLQTSSSKRLQDMKDNLCLKGEEKNKNNGPNCTLCPANWQWMGGDTCFYISREKRSWKQSQKFCSLQNSTLLMLQDMEKLNHVPPRQIRDYYWFGLSCKSEGNGWHWEDGSAFSAQRTDWDRGCGYDQCARLYDRKMYKDDCSQEHLWICEKAAVQLRVQL from the exons GGCGCCCCACTTCATCCCCCACATGGCGTCTGGCTGCCCTGACTTTCCTCACATTGTGCTTGGCATTGCTGGTAGGGCTATTAGCCCTGGGGATTGTGT TTTTTCAGGTTTCCAGTGACTTCCAGAAACAGATTGGAAACCTCAAGCAAAACCAGGAAACTCTGCAAACAAGTTCCTCAAAAAGGCTGCAAGACATGAAAGACAATTTGTGtctgaaaggggaagaaaaaaataagaataatg gACCAAATTGTACACTCTGCCCTGCAAACTGGCAATGGATGGGAGGTGACACCTGCTTCTACATTTCAAGAGAGAAAAGGTCCTGGAAGCAGAGTCAAAAATTCTGTTCCTTACAGAATTCAACCCTTCTCATGCTACAAGACATGGAGAAGCTG AATCATGTACCTCCAAGACAGATTAGAGACTATTACTGGTTTGGATTATCATGTAAATCTGAAGGGAACGGCTGGCATTGGGAGGACGGCTCAGCTTTTTCAGCACAGAGAACTGATTG GGACCGCGGATGTGGATACGATCAATGTGCACGCCTATATGACAGGAAAATGTATAAAGATGACTGCTCACAGGAGCACTTATGGATCTGTGAGAAAGCAGCTGTCCAGCTGAG GGTTCAGTTATGA
- the LOC140898748 gene encoding C-type lectin domain family 12 member B-like isoform X2 produces the protein MTEEITYADLEFNKPYALENIPKPAAPEEKGRPTSSPTWRLAALTFLTLCLALLVGLLALGIVFFQVSSDFQKQIGNLKQNQETLQTSSSKRLQDMKDNLCLKGEEKNKNNGPNCTLCPANWQWMGGDTCFYISREKRSWKQSQKFCSLQNSTLLMLQDMEKLNHVPPRQIRDYYWFGLSCKSEGNGWHWEDGSAFSAQRTDWDRGCGYDQCARLYDRKMYKDDCSQEHLWICEKAAVQLRVQL, from the exons ATGACAGAGGAAATAACATATGCGGATCTGGAATTTAATAAACCTTATGCACTGGAAAATATCCCAAAACCTGCCGCTCCTGAGGAAAAAG GGCGCCCCACTTCATCCCCCACATGGCGTCTGGCTGCCCTGACTTTCCTCACATTGTGCTTGGCATTGCTGGTAGGGCTATTAGCCCTGGGGATTGTGT TTTTTCAGGTTTCCAGTGACTTCCAGAAACAGATTGGAAACCTCAAGCAAAACCAGGAAACTCTGCAAACAAGTTCCTCAAAAAGGCTGCAAGACATGAAAGACAATTTGTGtctgaaaggggaagaaaaaaataagaataatg gACCAAATTGTACACTCTGCCCTGCAAACTGGCAATGGATGGGAGGTGACACCTGCTTCTACATTTCAAGAGAGAAAAGGTCCTGGAAGCAGAGTCAAAAATTCTGTTCCTTACAGAATTCAACCCTTCTCATGCTACAAGACATGGAGAAGCTG AATCATGTACCTCCAAGACAGATTAGAGACTATTACTGGTTTGGATTATCATGTAAATCTGAAGGGAACGGCTGGCATTGGGAGGACGGCTCAGCTTTTTCAGCACAGAGAACTGATTG GGACCGCGGATGTGGATACGATCAATGTGCACGCCTATATGACAGGAAAATGTATAAAGATGACTGCTCACAGGAGCACTTATGGATCTGTGAGAAAGCAGCTGTCCAGCTGAG GGTTCAGTTATGA